A region from the Paraburkholderia youngii genome encodes:
- a CDS encoding SET domain-containing protein yields MNSRRIAVRRSGVHGKGVFALEPIAAGERLIEYKGERITWKEALRRHPHNPAEPNHTFYFALDNGKVIDGKVNGNSARWINHSCAPNCEAEEIDGHVYVHALRDIAEGEEVFYDYGLVIDARQTKKLKKEYECRCGARKCRGTMLAPPQKGKGGGKSGKGADKDQKSSKSAKKSKKK; encoded by the coding sequence ATGAATTCACGCAGGATCGCCGTGCGCCGTTCGGGTGTGCACGGCAAAGGCGTGTTTGCTCTCGAACCGATCGCGGCGGGCGAACGACTGATCGAATACAAGGGCGAGCGGATTACCTGGAAAGAAGCGTTGCGCCGTCATCCGCATAATCCGGCTGAACCGAATCACACGTTTTATTTCGCGCTGGATAACGGCAAGGTTATCGACGGCAAGGTGAATGGCAATAGCGCGCGCTGGATCAATCATTCATGCGCGCCGAACTGCGAAGCCGAGGAAATCGACGGACATGTGTACGTGCATGCGCTGCGCGATATCGCGGAGGGTGAGGAAGTCTTTTACGACTACGGCCTCGTGATCGACGCGCGGCAGACGAAGAAGCTGAAAAAGGAGTACGAATGCCGTTGCGGCGCGCGCAAGTGCCGCGGCACGATGCTGGCGCCGCCGCAAAAGGGCAAGGGCGGCGGCAAGTCGGGTAAAGGTGCCGACAAGGACCAGAAGTCCAGCAAATCGGCGAAGAAATCGAAGAAGAAATGA
- a CDS encoding sensor histidine kinase, translating to MHQPAANSLRRTLLRRLAAPLSLLALMSGLIAYWLAWQYTQHVVDRSLADLATAISKQIQIAGPEAAITVPPLAQAMFSDPVEHLVYRISTGDSEIAGDHNLPLQGTNVRRMHYAYVFETQHEGVTVRVAQVRVDQPGGNPIVVEVGQPVHHRYRIAAEFLIAIMMPLLLLLLAGWVIVWRVVNQQLNPLTALADSLNRQTHTSLEPVDETYVPVEIRPLTGALNALLDRLKAALDAQRKFIADAAHQLRTPLTAVKLHAEQAVVARDPQQTLAAVRELRAAADRAVRLSNQLLSLARAEPGEQAARFVNVDMAGLAFDTGAEWVPRALAVHVDLGFQRLDDPSNDDPLMARGNPVLLHEVIANLLDNALKYVPPSRADGGRITVRVSQTLIDDLRMAEIVVEDNGPGVPRSQQADLFKRFFRGDGQTEAGVDSGAGLGLAIVHDIMVLHHGSVHYEDAPEGGARFIVRIPLLPPSASADAATASDANERRATKKPAHSAPVDL from the coding sequence ATGCACCAGCCGGCCGCCAATAGTCTGCGCCGCACGCTGCTGCGGCGCCTCGCTGCTCCCCTGTCGCTGCTCGCGCTGATGAGCGGCCTGATCGCCTACTGGCTCGCCTGGCAGTACACGCAGCACGTGGTCGACCGTTCGCTCGCGGACCTCGCGACCGCTATTTCCAAACAGATCCAGATTGCCGGACCGGAAGCGGCGATCACGGTGCCGCCGCTCGCGCAAGCGATGTTCTCCGACCCGGTCGAACATCTGGTCTACCGGATCAGCACCGGCGACAGCGAAATCGCCGGCGACCACAATCTGCCGCTGCAAGGCACCAACGTGCGCCGCATGCATTACGCGTACGTATTCGAGACGCAGCACGAAGGCGTGACCGTGCGGGTCGCTCAGGTGCGCGTCGATCAGCCGGGCGGCAATCCGATCGTCGTCGAAGTCGGGCAGCCCGTGCATCACCGTTACCGCATCGCCGCGGAGTTTCTGATCGCGATCATGATGCCGTTGCTGCTGCTGCTGCTCGCCGGCTGGGTGATCGTGTGGCGCGTCGTCAATCAGCAGCTCAATCCGCTGACCGCGCTCGCCGATTCGCTGAACCGGCAAACGCACACGTCGCTCGAGCCGGTCGACGAAACCTATGTGCCGGTCGAGATCCGTCCGCTGACGGGCGCGCTGAACGCGCTGCTCGATCGTCTGAAAGCCGCCCTCGATGCGCAACGTAAATTCATCGCAGATGCCGCGCATCAGCTGCGCACGCCGCTCACCGCGGTGAAGCTGCATGCGGAGCAGGCGGTCGTCGCGCGCGATCCGCAGCAGACGCTCGCCGCCGTGCGCGAACTGCGCGCCGCGGCCGATCGGGCCGTGCGGTTGTCGAATCAATTGCTGTCGCTCGCGCGCGCCGAGCCGGGTGAACAGGCGGCCCGCTTCGTCAATGTCGACATGGCCGGGCTCGCCTTCGACACGGGCGCCGAATGGGTGCCGCGCGCGCTAGCGGTACACGTGGACCTCGGCTTCCAGCGCCTCGACGATCCGTCGAACGACGACCCGTTGATGGCGCGCGGCAACCCGGTACTGCTGCACGAAGTGATCGCGAATCTGCTCGATAACGCGCTGAAGTATGTGCCGCCTTCGCGGGCCGACGGCGGACGCATCACGGTGAGGGTTTCGCAGACCCTGATCGACGATCTGCGCATGGCCGAGATCGTCGTCGAAGACAACGGGCCGGGCGTGCCGCGTTCGCAGCAGGCGGATCTGTTCAAGCGGTTCTTCCGCGGCGACGGGCAGACCGAGGCGGGCGTCGACAGCGGCGCGGGTCTGGGCCTTGCGATCGTCCACGACATCATGGTGCTGCATCACGGCAGCGTGCATTACGAGGACGCGCCGGAGGGTGGCGCACGCTTTATCGTGAGGATTCCGTTGCTGCCGCCCAGTGCGTCGGCAGACGCTGCCACCGCCAGCGATGCCAACGAGCGACGCGCCACGAAAAAACCGGCGCACTCGGCGCCGGTCGATTTGTAG
- a CDS encoding response regulator, translated as MRLLLIEDDRPIARGIQSSLEQAGFTVDMVHDGIFAEQALTQNRHELVILDLGLPGIDGMTLLSRFRQSNRHTPVIILTARDELNDRVQGLNSGADDYMLKPFEPAELEARIRAVMRRSGPHGDMPRPEVSLGGVRLSGVDRRIFNDDKPLELSPREFAVLEMLLLRHGRVVSKAQLQDHLTHFGGDLGDTAIEVYVHRVRKKLENCRVEIVTVRGFGYLLQEIRQAA; from the coding sequence ATGCGACTCCTTCTGATCGAAGATGACCGCCCCATCGCACGCGGCATCCAAAGCAGTCTCGAACAAGCCGGCTTCACCGTCGACATGGTCCATGACGGCATCTTTGCCGAACAGGCCCTCACCCAAAACCGCCACGAACTCGTGATCCTCGATCTGGGTCTGCCGGGTATCGACGGCATGACGCTGCTGTCGCGTTTCCGCCAGAGCAACCGTCACACGCCGGTGATCATCCTGACCGCGCGCGACGAATTGAACGACCGCGTGCAAGGCCTGAACTCCGGCGCGGACGACTACATGCTGAAGCCTTTCGAGCCGGCCGAGCTGGAAGCGCGCATTCGCGCGGTGATGCGCCGCAGCGGTCCGCACGGTGACATGCCGCGTCCGGAAGTGTCACTGGGTGGCGTGCGGCTGTCGGGCGTCGACCGCCGCATCTTCAACGACGACAAACCGCTCGAACTGTCGCCGCGCGAATTCGCAGTGCTCGAAATGCTGCTGCTGCGTCACGGCCGCGTCGTCAGCAAGGCGCAATTGCAGGATCACCTGACGCACTTCGGCGGCGATCTCGGCGATACCGCGATCGAAGTCTACGTGCACCGTGTGCGCAAGAAGCTCGAGAACTGCCGTGTCGAAATCGTCACCGTGCGTGGCTTTGGCTATCTGTTGCAGGAAATCCGCCAGGCCGCATGA
- a CDS encoding DUF3717 domain-containing protein, whose protein sequence is MSEISIHELEAAINFWRARSPSSGDEHVLCKEASALSKPYALLIVQRQKSLSLDRFDPIARQAWEAYVQLKDSL, encoded by the coding sequence ATGTCCGAGATCAGCATTCACGAACTGGAAGCCGCGATCAACTTCTGGCGCGCCCGCTCACCTTCGAGCGGCGACGAACACGTTCTGTGCAAGGAGGCAAGCGCACTATCCAAGCCGTATGCGCTGCTGATTGTACAGCGTCAGAAGTCGCTATCACTCGATCGTTTTGACCCGATTGCAAGGCAGGCCTGGGAAGCTTACGTTCAACTTAAGGATAGCCTGTAG
- a CDS encoding 4a-hydroxytetrahydrobiopterin dehydratase, giving the protein MFDQRGNSMIQKLTSEERTQQLAKLDRWESVAERDAIRRSFEFADFNEAFGFMTRVAIKAQEMDHHPEWFNVYNKVDITLSTHEANGVTERDIALATFIDSVTT; this is encoded by the coding sequence GTGTTCGACCAACGAGGTAACTCCATGATTCAGAAACTGACTTCCGAGGAGCGCACCCAGCAACTGGCCAAACTGGATCGCTGGGAAAGCGTGGCGGAGCGTGACGCGATTCGCCGCAGCTTCGAATTCGCCGACTTCAACGAGGCGTTCGGCTTCATGACGCGCGTGGCGATCAAGGCGCAGGAAATGGATCATCATCCAGAGTGGTTCAACGTGTACAACAAGGTCGATATCACGCTGTCCACCCATGAAGCGAACGGCGTTACCGAGCGCGACATCGCGCTTGCGACATTCATCGACAGTGTTACTACCTAA
- the phhA gene encoding phenylalanine 4-monooxygenase, producing the protein MSAASTAKLKEQFDAGLETRADFTIDQPLERYGTVDHAVWRQLYARQTALLEGRACDEFLAGVERIGLPSERVPSFDDVNAKLTPSTGWRIVAVPGLVPDQVFFEHLANRRFPVTWWMRRPDQLDYLQEPDCFHDLFGHVPLLINPVFADYMDAYGRAALAANEAGALPLLARLYWYTVEFGLIRDAASPNGVKIYGAGIVSSKAETVYSEQSAAPNRLGFALERVMRTRYRIDTFQQTYFVIDDFAQLFRVAQTDFAPLLARLANAPAYAAGDVLDGDRVISRGTREGWQTSGDV; encoded by the coding sequence ATGTCCGCCGCCAGCACCGCCAAACTCAAAGAACAGTTCGACGCCGGTCTCGAGACCCGAGCCGACTTTACGATCGACCAGCCGCTCGAACGCTACGGCACGGTTGACCATGCCGTCTGGCGACAGTTGTACGCGCGCCAAACCGCCTTGCTGGAAGGCCGTGCGTGCGATGAATTCCTCGCGGGCGTCGAGCGTATCGGCCTGCCGTCGGAGCGCGTGCCGTCTTTCGACGACGTCAACGCGAAGCTGACGCCCTCAACCGGCTGGCGCATCGTCGCCGTGCCTGGCCTCGTGCCGGATCAGGTGTTCTTCGAGCATCTGGCGAATCGCCGCTTTCCGGTTACGTGGTGGATGCGCCGACCCGACCAGCTCGACTACCTGCAGGAGCCCGACTGCTTTCACGATCTGTTCGGCCATGTGCCGCTACTGATCAACCCGGTGTTTGCCGACTACATGGACGCATACGGCCGCGCCGCGCTCGCCGCCAATGAAGCGGGCGCGCTGCCGCTGCTCGCGCGGCTCTATTGGTACACAGTGGAGTTCGGGCTGATCCGCGATGCCGCGAGTCCGAACGGCGTGAAGATCTACGGCGCCGGCATCGTCTCGAGCAAGGCCGAGACGGTATACAGCGAGCAAAGCGCGGCGCCGAACCGGCTCGGCTTCGCGCTGGAACGTGTGATGCGCACGCGTTACCGCATCGATACGTTCCAGCAAACCTACTTCGTCATCGATGACTTCGCGCAACTGTTCCGCGTCGCACAAACGGACTTCGCGCCGCTGCTGGCGAGGCTCGCCAATGCACCGGCCTACGCAGCGGGCGACGTGCTCGACGGCGACCGCGTGATCTCGCGCGGAACCCGCGAGGGATGGCAAACCAGCGGCGACGTTTAA
- a CDS encoding Lrp/AsnC family transcriptional regulator yields MLELDHFDLALLDVLQRFGRATHQQLAEQVPLSPSQIGRRLQRLEQVGVVDGYRVVLRPEKLGLGVTAFTSLKLKHHGDSIIEQFQQQIDVLPEVLECHAVVGDADYLLRIVAPDLNYLSTFVMKKLMRVPGVDSVRSNIVLTTFKRNGPLPLGHLAPGAAPV; encoded by the coding sequence ATGCTTGAACTCGACCACTTCGATCTAGCGCTGCTCGACGTGCTGCAGCGCTTTGGCCGCGCCACGCATCAGCAGCTGGCCGAGCAGGTGCCGCTGTCGCCGTCGCAGATCGGGCGACGGCTGCAGCGGCTGGAACAGGTCGGCGTGGTGGATGGCTATCGCGTCGTGTTGCGGCCGGAAAAGCTCGGCCTCGGCGTCACCGCTTTCACGAGCCTGAAGCTGAAGCATCACGGCGATTCGATTATCGAGCAGTTTCAGCAGCAGATCGACGTGCTGCCCGAAGTACTGGAGTGTCACGCGGTCGTCGGCGATGCCGACTATCTGCTGCGCATCGTCGCGCCGGATCTGAATTATCTGTCGACCTTCGTGATGAAGAAGCTGATGCGCGTGCCGGGTGTCGATAGCGTGCGCTCGAATATCGTGCTGACCACGTTCAAGCGCAATGGGCCGTTGCCGCTCGGGCATCTTGCGCCGGGGGCTGCGCCGGTCTGA
- a CDS encoding class IV adenylate cyclase, with protein sequence MARNIEIKARAQHFDQLRERAAQLATDAPLIFRQQDFFYDVPRGRLKLRQFDDGTPAELIFYQRDDRDGPKASYYTRSPVANPEAMHALLATALTTRGIVSKERHVYLSGRTRIHLDRVDGLGDFVELEVVLAQDDDEEGGHAEAEALFKSLGVSQADLVPVAYVDLLNADDEPKRAA encoded by the coding sequence ATGGCACGCAACATCGAAATCAAAGCCCGCGCCCAGCATTTCGACCAACTGCGCGAGCGCGCCGCGCAGCTCGCGACGGACGCGCCACTGATCTTTCGCCAGCAGGACTTTTTCTACGACGTGCCGCGCGGCCGCCTGAAGCTGCGCCAGTTCGACGACGGCACGCCGGCCGAGCTGATCTTCTATCAGCGCGACGACCGCGACGGCCCGAAGGCGTCGTACTACACGCGCAGTCCGGTCGCGAATCCCGAAGCAATGCATGCGCTGCTCGCGACCGCACTGACCACGCGCGGCATCGTCTCGAAAGAGCGGCACGTGTATCTGAGCGGGCGCACGCGGATTCATCTGGATCGCGTCGACGGTCTCGGTGATTTCGTCGAACTCGAAGTGGTGCTCGCGCAGGACGACGACGAAGAAGGCGGCCACGCCGAAGCGGAAGCGCTGTTCAAGAGCCTCGGCGTATCCCAAGCGGATCTGGTGCCGGTCGCGTATGTCGATCTGCTGAATGCGGACGACGAGCCGAAGCGAGCGGCATAA
- a CDS encoding LysR family transcriptional regulator, with amino-acid sequence MDLTLLRAFVTVAREGNLTRAAVQLHLTQPAVSLQIKHLQETLGVTLFTRTSHGLALTRDGQALLPHAERALGAAADVQRAAQTLRQEVRGRLRIGTILDPEFLRLGGFLKQLVETWPQIETALRHGMSGWVREQIRAGELDVGYYIGLPSDDDTRDGATFHAVTLTHFQYRVLAPAGWKDRVKGARDWRSLAALPWIWTPPASAHNRLLSRCFGEAGVKPVKVAEVDQEPSMLDLVKSGVGLTLARDATAIAEAHAHALTIVDGITVPTQLSFITLAERKDEPAIAAALKLIDQQWAI; translated from the coding sequence ATGGATCTGACTCTGCTTAGGGCTTTCGTCACCGTCGCACGCGAGGGCAACCTCACGCGCGCCGCGGTGCAGCTACATCTGACCCAACCCGCCGTCAGCCTGCAAATCAAGCACTTGCAGGAAACGCTCGGCGTGACGCTGTTCACGCGGACTTCGCACGGGCTCGCGCTGACTCGCGACGGCCAGGCGCTGCTGCCGCACGCCGAACGCGCGCTCGGCGCGGCAGCCGACGTACAGCGCGCCGCGCAGACGCTCCGCCAGGAAGTGCGCGGGCGCCTGCGCATCGGCACCATTCTCGACCCCGAGTTTTTGCGCCTGGGCGGCTTCCTGAAGCAACTCGTCGAGACCTGGCCGCAGATCGAAACCGCGCTGCGCCACGGCATGTCGGGCTGGGTACGCGAGCAGATTCGGGCGGGCGAGCTCGACGTCGGCTATTACATCGGCCTGCCCTCCGACGACGACACCCGCGACGGCGCCACGTTTCACGCGGTCACGCTCACGCATTTCCAGTATCGCGTGCTCGCGCCGGCGGGCTGGAAAGATCGCGTGAAGGGTGCGCGGGACTGGCGCTCGCTCGCGGCGCTGCCGTGGATCTGGACGCCGCCGGCGTCCGCGCACAACCGGCTGCTGTCGCGCTGTTTCGGCGAGGCGGGTGTGAAACCCGTCAAGGTGGCCGAGGTGGACCAGGAGCCGTCGATGCTCGATCTGGTCAAGTCGGGAGTCGGTCTCACGCTTGCTCGCGACGCAACCGCAATCGCCGAGGCGCATGCGCACGCGCTGACGATCGTCGATGGCATCACCGTGCCGACGCAGTTGAGCTTCATCACGCTCGCCGAGCGCAAGGACGAGCCGGCGATCGCGGCGGCCTTGAAGCTGATCGATCAGCAGTGGGCGATCTGA
- a CDS encoding CoA-acylating methylmalonate-semialdehyde dehydrogenase — translation MSETYSDATAQHEAARSAASARALSHFINGKTVEGTSGRFGDVFNPALGSVSARVPLASVAEVDAAVAAANAAFPAWSETAPIKRARVLFKFKELLDRHHDELAELITREHGKVFSDAKGEVMRGIEIVEFACGIPNLLKTDFTDQIGGGIDNWNLRQPLGVVAGITPFNFPMMVPCWMFPVALACGNTFVLKPSERDPSASIRLAELLKEAGLPDGVFNVVHGDKVAVDALLAHPEVSALSFVGSTPIAEYIYTEGTKHGKRVQALGGAKNHLVVMPDADLDQAVDALIGAAYGSAGERCMAISVAVAVGHIADELIERLTPRVKSLKILNGMEAAAEMGPLVTGAHRDKVVGYIDAGVAAGAKLVVDGRAHQVVGHEKGFFLGGTLFDEVSPEMKIYREEIFGPVLCVVRVPDFASAVELINANQFANGVSLFTTDGGIARAFSRQIEIGMVGINVPIPVPMAWHSFGGWKKSLFGDHHAYGEEGVRFYTRYKSIMQRWPDSIAKGAEFTMPVAK, via the coding sequence ATGAGTGAGACATATTCCGACGCAACCGCGCAGCACGAGGCCGCACGCAGCGCGGCGAGCGCACGCGCGCTGAGCCATTTCATCAACGGCAAGACCGTCGAAGGCACGAGCGGGCGCTTCGGCGACGTCTTCAATCCGGCGCTCGGCAGCGTCAGCGCGCGCGTGCCGCTCGCGAGCGTCGCCGAGGTGGACGCTGCTGTTGCCGCGGCCAACGCCGCGTTTCCCGCGTGGAGCGAAACCGCGCCGATCAAACGCGCGCGGGTGCTGTTCAAGTTCAAGGAACTGCTTGACCGCCATCACGACGAACTCGCGGAGCTGATCACGCGCGAGCACGGCAAGGTGTTTTCCGACGCCAAGGGCGAAGTGATGCGCGGCATCGAAATCGTCGAATTCGCGTGCGGCATCCCGAACCTGCTGAAGACCGATTTCACCGATCAGATCGGCGGCGGCATCGACAACTGGAATCTGCGCCAGCCGCTCGGTGTGGTCGCCGGCATCACGCCGTTCAATTTCCCGATGATGGTGCCGTGCTGGATGTTCCCGGTCGCGCTCGCGTGCGGCAACACCTTCGTGTTGAAGCCGTCCGAACGCGATCCGTCCGCATCGATCCGGCTCGCCGAACTGCTGAAGGAAGCGGGCCTGCCGGACGGCGTGTTCAACGTCGTGCACGGCGACAAGGTCGCGGTGGATGCGCTGCTCGCACATCCCGAAGTGAGCGCGCTGTCGTTCGTCGGCTCGACGCCGATCGCCGAATACATCTACACGGAAGGCACGAAGCACGGCAAGCGGGTGCAGGCGTTGGGCGGGGCGAAGAATCATCTGGTTGTAATGCCCGACGCCGATCTCGACCAGGCCGTCGACGCCCTGATCGGCGCCGCCTACGGTTCGGCCGGCGAGCGCTGCATGGCGATTTCGGTGGCGGTCGCGGTGGGGCATATCGCCGATGAACTGATCGAGCGTCTGACGCCGCGCGTGAAGAGCCTGAAGATCCTCAACGGCATGGAAGCGGCGGCCGAGATGGGGCCGCTCGTCACCGGCGCGCATCGGGACAAGGTGGTCGGCTATATCGACGCCGGCGTCGCCGCGGGCGCGAAGCTCGTCGTCGATGGACGCGCTCATCAGGTCGTGGGGCACGAGAAGGGCTTTTTCCTCGGCGGGACGCTGTTCGACGAAGTGTCGCCCGAGATGAAGATCTACCGCGAAGAAATCTTCGGACCGGTGCTGTGCGTCGTGCGCGTGCCCGACTTTGCCTCGGCGGTCGAGCTGATCAACGCGAATCAGTTTGCGAACGGCGTGTCGCTATTTACGACCGACGGCGGCATTGCGCGCGCGTTTTCCCGGCAGATCGAGATCGGCATGGTCGGCATCAACGTGCCGATTCCGGTGCCGATGGCCTGGCATTCGTTCGGCGGCTGGAAGAAGTCGCTGTTCGGCGATCATCACGCGTACGGCGAGGAAGGCGTGCGGTTCTATACGCGCTACAAGAGCATCATGCAGCGCTGGCCCGACAGCATTGCGAAGGGCGCGGAGTTCACGATGCCGGTCGCCAAATAA